Proteins encoded by one window of Thermobaculum terrenum ATCC BAA-798:
- the sdhC gene encoding succinate dehydrogenase, cytochrome b556 subunit produces the protein MYRGREGMWAWIFHRISGVGVLLFLFIHIVDTALIGWGPKYYDAITRIYHEWAIMRFLQFVLIAGVLYHAFNGVRIIIIDFWPSGYKYQKQMFYAALGLTIVCLIPTGILLLGPIFFKA, from the coding sequence ATGTACCGTGGTCGAGAGGGTATGTGGGCATGGATCTTTCATAGAATCAGCGGTGTTGGGGTTCTACTGTTCCTGTTCATACATATAGTGGACACGGCGCTGATTGGGTGGGGACCAAAATACTACGATGCCATAACTCGTATATATCACGAGTGGGCAATCATGAGATTTCTCCAGTTCGTACTTATAGCGGGTGTACTTTATCATGCATTCAACGGGGTAAGAATCATAATTATAGATTTCTGGCCATCCGGCTATAAGTATCAGAAGCAGATGTTTTATGCGGCCTTAGGTCTGACTATCGTATGCCTGATCCCCACGGGGATCTTGCTACTTGGGCCAATATTCTTCAAGGCTTAG
- a CDS encoding succinate dehydrogenase hydrophobic membrane anchor subunit codes for MYDRRRAERPTGTFELWSWYYFRISGVLLLFLALGHVYIMHIATPVEQINYAFVAARYATPFWRTYDLVLLLLAMSHGVNGIRVIIHDYIRSRSWRLFALSALYSISLIFTVLGALVILTFQPQTS; via the coding sequence ATGTACGATAGACGAAGGGCAGAGAGGCCGACAGGCACCTTCGAGCTTTGGTCTTGGTATTACTTCAGGATTTCAGGCGTGCTTCTTCTGTTTCTGGCACTAGGGCATGTGTACATCATGCATATAGCCACTCCTGTTGAGCAGATAAACTATGCTTTCGTGGCAGCTAGATATGCAACTCCATTCTGGAGGACTTACGATCTAGTATTGTTGCTATTGGCTATGAGTCATGGAGTCAACGGTATAAGAGTAATAATCCACGACTACATCAGATCCCGCAGCTGGCGGTTGTTTGCGCTATCAGCCCTTTACTCCATATCTCTCATATTCACGGTTCTCGGAGCGTTGGTAATACTAACCTTCCAACCTCAGACTAGCTAA
- a CDS encoding response regulator yields the protein MSRILVVDDEPALLDLLKEHLTMEGYTVDTAPSGEYALDLMRIRPPDLVILDIMLPGIDGYEVCTRMQADPKLQDIPVIMLTAKSLTSDLVAGYESGAEDYVTKPFDIDELLIRIRARLYHLYSEKISDLTGLPGKRAIEEEIDKRIRPGTDWKVVSITISNFRIYNEAYSFSEGDNLIRTASECLQKAVNNCEPSDGFLGHVGGPQFVAIVKQDNVEALKRQAKQSFQDAVQTLLSNKDKERGYIIALDRDGVAKKWEFPNLNFSLDEKISLDSESE from the coding sequence ATGAGTAGAATCTTAGTTGTAGATGATGAACCGGCACTACTAGATCTGTTGAAAGAGCATCTAACCATGGAGGGATATACGGTAGATACCGCTCCCTCAGGTGAGTATGCCCTCGATCTTATGAGGATACGTCCACCTGATCTTGTCATCCTGGATATCATGCTCCCGGGCATAGACGGGTACGAAGTCTGTACCAGGATGCAAGCCGATCCCAAGCTACAAGATATCCCTGTAATAATGCTGACTGCTAAGAGTCTAACCTCTGATCTGGTAGCCGGCTATGAGAGCGGTGCGGAAGACTACGTTACAAAGCCCTTTGATATCGATGAGCTACTTATCAGAATAAGAGCCAGACTATATCACCTTTATAGTGAGAAGATATCAGATCTAACCGGTCTTCCGGGAAAGAGAGCAATAGAGGAAGAGATCGATAAGCGTATCAGACCCGGAACAGACTGGAAAGTTGTGAGCATCACTATTTCCAATTTTAGGATCTATAATGAAGCCTACTCATTTAGCGAGGGTGACAATCTCATAAGAACAGCCTCCGAGTGCCTTCAAAAAGCTGTAAATAACTGTGAACCCTCAGATGGTTTTCTAGGGCATGTAGGTGGCCCACAGTTTGTTGCTATTGTGAAGCAAGATAACGTAGAAGCACTCAAAAGACAGGCAAAGCAATCCTTTCAGGATGCTGTACAGACACTGCTCTCTAACAAGGACAAAGAGAGGGGCTACATTATAGCGCTCGACAGAGACGGCGTAGCCAAGAAGTGGGAGTTTCCAAACCTTAACTTCAGCTTGGACGAAAAGATCTCCTTAGACTCAGAATCAGAGTAG
- a CDS encoding sigma-54-dependent transcriptional regulator gives MAENNRHILVADDDPSIRTILRDLLEDEGYQVSIALDGEQVIDQVQQSSPDLILMDVRMPKIDGIEVLKQLRARGMNVPMIVMTAFGNSSTTIKAMQLGAWDYITKPFDLDDITRTINRFFEQQKLSTKVRGRAEEAVAPDKTSRIIGNSPVMQEVYKTIGLVAASDATVLITGETGTGKELVAETIHYNSTFSQGPLVKVNCAALPETLLESELFGHEKGSFTGADRQRKGRFELAHKGTIFLDEIGEMTLGTQRKLLRVLQEREFERVGGSSTIKVDTRVIAATNKKLEEEVAAGKFREDLFYRLNVIHIHLPPLRERKEDIPLLVDYFLQKHRYHKDGPPASISEEAIKVLMEHDWPGNVRELENTIERAVILAQGGVITTHHLVFSQIRTGRNIDLSEVIDKTRSLDEAMRIIESKIILEALEKAKGDHALAAEILDISESELKRKLRTADKYRREEQLAAQ, from the coding sequence GAGAGACCTGTTGGAAGATGAAGGTTACCAGGTCTCGATAGCCCTGGATGGAGAACAAGTAATAGATCAGGTCCAGCAGTCTTCCCCTGACCTAATATTGATGGACGTGCGCATGCCTAAGATCGATGGTATCGAGGTCCTCAAGCAACTCAGGGCCAGAGGGATGAACGTCCCTATGATCGTGATGACAGCTTTCGGTAATTCCAGCACTACCATCAAGGCCATGCAACTTGGTGCTTGGGACTATATTACAAAGCCTTTCGATCTCGATGATATAACAAGGACTATCAACAGGTTCTTTGAACAACAAAAGCTATCAACCAAGGTCAGAGGAAGAGCAGAAGAGGCCGTAGCCCCAGACAAGACCTCCAGGATTATAGGCAATAGCCCCGTGATGCAAGAGGTTTATAAAACCATAGGACTGGTAGCTGCTTCTGATGCTACAGTCCTTATAACGGGAGAAACAGGAACAGGGAAAGAGCTGGTTGCGGAGACCATACATTACAACTCGACCTTCAGCCAAGGACCTTTAGTCAAGGTCAACTGCGCAGCATTACCAGAGACCCTACTAGAAAGTGAACTTTTTGGACACGAAAAGGGCAGCTTTACGGGTGCAGACAGGCAGAGGAAAGGTAGGTTCGAGCTTGCTCACAAAGGCACTATATTCCTTGATGAGATAGGAGAAATGACACTTGGCACCCAGAGGAAGCTGTTGAGGGTCCTTCAGGAGAGGGAGTTCGAGCGAGTCGGCGGTTCCTCTACCATCAAAGTAGACACCAGGGTGATAGCTGCCACCAACAAGAAGCTAGAGGAAGAGGTTGCAGCTGGTAAATTCCGTGAAGATCTCTTCTATAGACTGAACGTCATTCACATACACCTGCCTCCACTAAGAGAACGCAAGGAAGATATTCCACTGCTAGTAGACTACTTCCTTCAGAAGCACAGGTACCATAAGGACGGGCCTCCCGCGAGCATATCGGAAGAGGCTATAAAGGTATTGATGGAGCACGATTGGCCAGGTAATGTTAGAGAGCTTGAAAACACTATCGAGAGAGCCGTCATACTTGCTCAGGGAGGAGTAATAACTACTCACCATCTTGTATTCAGCCAGATTAGGACTGGCAGAAATATAGACCTGAGTGAGGTCATAGATAAGACTCGCTCTCTCGATGAGGCTATGCGGATAATAGAGTCGAAGATCATACTCGAAGCATTAGAGAAAGCCAAAGGTGATCATGCCTTGGCGGCAGAGATACTGGACATTAGTGAGTCCGAACTCAAAAGGAAGCTAAGGACGGCCGACAAGTATAGAAGGGAAGAGCAATTAGCAGCTCAGTAA
- a CDS encoding isocitrate/isopropylmalate dehydrogenase family protein, translating into MTYRITLIPGDGIGPELTEATKMVLEATGVPFEWDIQQAGENVIAAEGTPLPQRVIDSIKKNKVALKGPITTPVGTGFRSVNVALRKALNLYANLRPCKTYKGVQSRYENIDLVVVRENTEDLYSGIEFERGTQEAKEATEFLSKLSSAKIPDESGIGIKFISVEGTRRIARFAFEYARQNGRKKVSIVHKANIMKYTDGLFLEIAREVAKEYPEIECNDVIVDNMCMQLVQKPELYDVLLCPNLYGDIISDLCAGLVGGLGVAPGANIGEDGALFEPIHGSAPKYAGQNKANPMAMMLSGVMMLRHLGERDAADKLERAIAEVIAEGKTVTYDLLPMDQRDRASGTSEVARAIVEKLQKM; encoded by the coding sequence GTGACCTATAGAATCACCCTAATACCAGGAGATGGCATTGGGCCAGAGCTTACTGAGGCCACCAAGATGGTTTTGGAAGCCACTGGAGTTCCGTTCGAGTGGGATATTCAGCAGGCAGGAGAGAATGTTATAGCAGCCGAGGGTACTCCACTACCCCAGAGGGTTATAGACAGCATAAAGAAGAATAAAGTAGCACTAAAGGGACCTATAACGACTCCAGTCGGTACGGGCTTCCGCAGCGTAAACGTTGCCTTAAGGAAGGCTCTAAATCTATATGCTAACCTTCGCCCTTGCAAAACCTACAAGGGAGTCCAATCCAGGTATGAGAACATTGACTTAGTGGTAGTTAGAGAGAACACGGAAGATCTGTACAGCGGTATCGAGTTTGAGAGAGGAACTCAGGAGGCCAAGGAAGCGACAGAATTCCTTTCTAAGCTATCCTCTGCCAAGATTCCAGACGAGAGCGGGATAGGAATAAAGTTTATCTCGGTAGAGGGGACGAGAAGAATAGCGCGTTTTGCCTTCGAATACGCACGACAAAATGGCAGAAAGAAAGTCTCTATAGTGCATAAAGCCAACATAATGAAATACACCGATGGACTCTTCCTTGAGATCGCCCGCGAGGTAGCCAAAGAGTATCCTGAGATTGAATGTAACGATGTCATAGTCGACAACATGTGCATGCAGTTGGTCCAGAAGCCTGAACTCTACGATGTGCTCCTATGCCCCAATCTATATGGAGATATAATTTCAGATCTATGCGCTGGACTGGTAGGTGGACTCGGAGTAGCACCGGGAGCCAACATAGGAGAGGACGGTGCTCTATTTGAGCCAATACATGGTAGTGCGCCCAAATATGCAGGGCAGAACAAAGCCAACCCCATGGCAATGATGCTATCTGGTGTCATGATGCTTAGGCATCTAGGTGAACGTGACGCTGCAGATAAGCTTGAGCGAGCCATAGCTGAGGTGATCGCAGAGGGTAAGACCGTAACCTATGATTTACTTCCCATGGATCAGCGTGATAGGGCTTCAGGCACCAGCGAAGTAGCTAGGGCTATAGTGGAGAAGCTACAGAAAATGTAG